Within Candidatus Rubrimentiphilum sp., the genomic segment TCGTCGTGTGGGGCATCTTCGGACGGTTGGTGTTCGCCTATCATACGACGTGGCTGGTGAACAGCGCGACGCATATGTTCGGCTATCGCACCTATAAAACGACGGACCAGTCAACCAACTCGTGGTGGGTCGCGCTGCTCTCGTTCGGCGAGGGCTGGCACAACAACCATCACGCGTTTCCGTACTCGGCGCGTCACGGAATGGCGTGGTACGAATTCGACATGACGTGGCTCACGATTCGGTTCTTGTGGCTCCTGCGGCTCGCCGATCGCGTTCGGGTGCCGAGCGCGGCACTACAGGCCCGTCTGCGCGTTACGCCGCGTAAACCTCACCCCGTCTAGCGCACCTCGGTTAAGTGCCAGCCGCCGCACGATCCGTGCGGGCATTGGTACACGCGTAGTTGCAAATACTCGCCGTTCTCTTCGGCGCGTTTCATTTGATGCTCGGCTGTCTCGAGGGCGGCGCGCTCGTGGGGATAGCGCTTCTTGCCGCAGCTGGAGACGAGCTCGACAAGACTCCGTAGTTTATTGCGCCGCATGCCGGGCGGCTTCTCCAATTGTAACGATCTGCCCCGCTCGGAGCACACGCCTCAGTTTCGCTGTATACTTACGGCATGATTCGAACCCTGGTCGCGGCGGCGCTTCTTGCCGGACTTGCTCTTCCGGCGTCCGCGAAGACTGTGGATGTCTCAGCTTATGCGGCAACTCTCCAGCATTCGTCGAACTCACAGCAATTGATCGACGCGTGCAGAAACTTGACGTCAGCGCTATACGTCACGGTGCCGATCGGTACGTCCGGCCAATCGTCACCGAACGGTGATGCGGCGCTTGCTGCGATGACCAAGTTCGTCCAATCGGGGCACAATACGCAAGCCCGCGTTCGCTGCGCGCGTTACTTGGGCAACATTTCCCTAGTCGGCATGGAGCCGCCAAATTTAAAAACGTATAGCCCTTATGCCGACCAGGCAATTGCAGTGCTTTTCGCGCTATTCAAGGATCGGGATCCGTTGATCCGTGCTGGGGCGGCCAACGCTCTTTGGGGGATAAGGTCGCCCGCGGTCGGGCAGGCCCTACTGCACCTGGCGAATACCGATCCATCTCCGATTGTTGTGGGAGCGGCATTTCAAACTATGTTCTGGGCCATGAAAGCAGATATCGCTGCTAATCATGACGCACAGGCGTACGATGATTCCATTGCGCGGGGCCTGCGTTCGATTGATTCGGATGTTGTCGTGGGCGCGCTCTCGGCCTACGGCGCTCTCCACGGATTCCAAGCCAATTCGGTGCTTCGCACGTACGCGGCATCAGACAAACGGCCGGCGGTCCGCGAGGGGGCCATCGCGGCGTTCGAGTCAATGATGGAGTGGAACAAGAGTATAACGGACTTTCTTGAGTCGAGGCTCAGCGATCCCGACATAAATGTTCGCGACAGGGTGATGCTGGAATTGATGCGCTTCGGCGACTACCACGCTTTGCCGGCAATCCAAAGACTGGCAAAAACTGCGCCCACCGCACAAGAACGCGCCTCAGCCGCTGCCTATGCAAAGGCG encodes:
- a CDS encoding HEAT repeat domain-containing protein, with amino-acid sequence MIRTLVAAALLAGLALPASAKTVDVSAYAATLQHSSNSQQLIDACRNLTSALYVTVPIGTSGQSSPNGDAALAAMTKFVQSGHNTQARVRCARYLGNISLVGMEPPNLKTYSPYADQAIAVLFALFKDRDPLIRAGAANALWGIRSPAVGQALLHLANTDPSPIVVGAAFQTMFWAMKADIAANHDAQAYDDSIARGLRSIDSDVVVGALSAYGALHGFQANSVLRTYAASDKRPAVREGAIAAFESMMEWNKSITDFLESRLSDPDINVRDRVMLELMRFGDYHALPAIQRLAKTAPTAQERASAAAYAKAMMAYEIRNRPH